A single region of the Salvia miltiorrhiza cultivar Shanhuang (shh) chromosome 8, IMPLAD_Smil_shh, whole genome shotgun sequence genome encodes:
- the LOC130998890 gene encoding glyoxylase I 4-like: protein MGAEIGVAEMEALMSRSALGLGGKGELPLLSLNHVSYVCKSVEKSVEFYVKVLGFVLIQRPSSFNFEGAWLFNHGIGIHLLKSENVTKKKDKINPKDNHISFQCTDMNLIIQQLEEMKIEFVTAVVREGGIIVDQIFFHDPDGYMIEICNCQNLPVLPLTSCPVKKMSTPKITIPKTPSFYGGKKQCSGEVEAMMIENLAMDMMNISI from the exons ATGGGGGCTGAGATCGGCGTTGCAGAAATGGAAGCATTGATGAGCAGATCGGCGTTAGGATTAGGAGGAAAAGGGGAGCTGCCATTGTTGTCGTTAAACCATGTCTCCTATGTCTGCAAATCTGTGGAGAAATCTGTGGAATTTTATGTCAAAGTTCTCGGATTTGTCCTCATCCAAAGGCCCTCTTCCTTCAACTTTGAAGGCGCATG gtTGTTCAACCATGGGATTGGAATCCATCTTCTAAAGTCAGAAAATGTGACAAAAAAGAAAGACAAAATAAACCCCAAAGACAACCACATCTCATTCCAATGCACAGATATGAACCTAATTATTCAACAATTGGAGGAAATGAAGATTGAATTTGTGACGGCAGTTGTGAGAGAAGGTGGGATCATAGTTGATCAAATATTCTTCCATGATCCAGATGGTTACATGATTGAGATTTGCAACTGCCAAAATCTACCTGTGCTCCCTCTCACATCATGCCCTGTTAAGAAGATGTCCACTCCCAAAATCACCATACCCAAAACCCCCTCCTTCTACG GAGGGAAGAAGCAATGCAGTGGGGAAGTAGAGGCCATGATGATTGAGAACCTAGCCATGGACATGATGAACATTTCCATTTGA